DNA sequence from the Deltaproteobacteria bacterium genome:
AGAAAAGATACTTCAACTGCTTTTTTTTCAATGACTTCTTGCAAGGGAGAGATCTGCTCGGTTCCCCGATCGATACCCAACCAGAGGATACGGGGATTGCGGCTGGAGGGAAAACAGCCAAGACCATGAATGCGCAAATCAAAAGGCTCCCATGAGGAAATAACAGGGGAAATGGCTAAAGAGACTTTTTCCAGCACTTCTTCAGGCACCGTTCCTAAAAATTTTAAAGTAAAGTGAATACTCCCTGGACGAACCCATTTGACGTCAGCTTCAACTCGCTTTAGTTCTCGTTGCAATTCCCCCATTCGGGCCTGTAAAGGCTGGGGAACTTCTATGGCAATGAACGAGCGGATTCCTTCCATGGCTCCTAACACCCAGAATTCAGCGTTCAGCATTCAGCTTTTTTTCTGACAGCTGACTGTTCATACCTGAAAGCTGATTTAGAAAATACCTTCGCACCCAGTCGATCGCGGTGTGGGCTGAAATGGTCTTGATCTGTTCCCGGTCTCCCCAGAACTGGTACTTTTTGGTAACGGTGCCCTTGGGGGTGGCCAGGGCAATAAATACCGTCCCCACGGGTTTTTCTGCTGAGCCACCTCCTGGTCCAGCAATTCCTGTTATGCCCAGTCCCAGAGTCGCCTGACTGATCTGCCGCACGCCTTCAGCCATCTTTTCCGCTACTGAACCACTAACTGCCCCGTCCTGGATTAAAAGCTCTTCGGGGACTTTCAATATTTCGATTTTAGCCCGATTGCTGTAAGCGACAATTCCCCGTTCGAAATAATCCGAGCTTCCAGGAATCTGAGTCAAGCGATGGGTGATCAAACCTCCGGTACAGGATTCAGCCACGGCTAAAGTAGATTGATGGGAGCGGAGCAATTGGCCGACGATTGCTTCCAGTGTTTCGGTATCAACCGCGAAGACCCGCCCCTCTATCTTATCCCAGATGATTTTTTCCAGGGCTTGGAGATTTTTTTCAACCTCTTCGGAAGAAATTCCCTTGACTGTAATTTTTACATGGTTTTCTGGAAAGCGAGGAAGGTAGGCCAAGGAAGCCGAATGATCTTGTGGGTTAATTCCTTTCAGACGGTCTGCAATGGTAGACTCAGTAAGACCAAAAACCTTAAGGGTGCGGGTGCGGTAGATCGCCTTTTCCTGGCTTTCTTTTTCCAACAATGGAAGCACGTTTTCGTTAAAGAGGTACTGCAACTCCTTGGGGACCCCGGGAAGAAATACGTAAATTTTACTTTTATGACGCAAGATAAATCCGGAAGCGGTCCCGAGAGGGTTAGGCAGGATCTCTGCCTGGTGGGGGAAAAAAGCTTGTTTTTCATTCGCCAGCGGCATCTCCATCCCCCTGTGGGCAAATCGCTCTCGCAAGGCCTGGAGGATGTCCTTATTTATAATCATCCGCCGGCCCAAAGCTTTGGCCGCAGAGCTGGCTGTGACATCATCGGCAGTCGGACCCAGCCCACCACTTACGATGATAGCGTCGGCGTGTTCCTGAGCCCGCAAGAGGGCATCTTCAATGTGGTATTCATAGTCGCCGATCGTTGTGATAAAGGTCACCTCAAACCCTCTTTCCGTGAGCGCACTGGCCATGTACTCTGCATTGGTATCCAGCACCTCCCCAGAAATCAATTCATTCCCCACGGTGATGATCTCAACTTTCATAACCCAGCCCCTTTCAGAATCTTCAATCTTTTTCCCCTATCTTTCAAAGTAAGCCAATGTCCATGGATCTTTCATCGAATTTTTTTACCCGGCTCCGCAGATCCATCTATCCAGCAAGGAGAGAAAGTGGGGGTGCCATCGATAAATTGCTTGCAATAAAAGATTGACGTAAACCCCAGCCACGGCATCATCGAGAACGATCGCCAATCCTCCCTTCATCTGTCGATCGATCATTCCTATGGGGGGAGGTTTCATTATATCCAAAACGCGGAAAAAAAGGAATCCCCCGACCACTGTGGTGAGAGTGCGAGGTAAAAAAGCCATGGCAATGAGAAACCCCACCACCTCATCAATCACAATTTTGGGGCTGTCCCTTTCCTTCCAAATGATTTCTGCCCGCCCGGAAGCCCATAAGGCCAAGGAGAAAGTTGCAGCGGTACTCAATAAATAAATCGGGGGGGGGAAGAGGGAAAAAAGCATATAGACTAGGATTCCAACGAGAGTTCCAACGGTCCCGGGAGCATAAGGAAAATAACCGCTGTAGCCTGCGGATGCCAACCAAAGGATAAAACGTTCCGGCATGGAAGCTTCTTTGAAAATCCGTAAGGGAAATTAGAAAATCCGGGGATGAAAGTACCCTCTTTACCTAGCGTTGTCAATAGCTGA
Encoded proteins:
- the thpR gene encoding RNA 2',3'-cyclic phosphodiesterase, encoding MLNAEFWVLGAMEGIRSFIAIEVPQPLQARMGELQRELKRVEADVKWVRPGSIHFTLKFLGTVPEEVLEKVSLAISPVISSWEPFDLRIHGLGCFPSSRNPRILWLGIDRGTEQISPLQEVIEKKAVEVSFL
- a CDS encoding phosphatidylglycerophosphatase A; its protein translation is MPERFILWLASAGYSGYFPYAPGTVGTLVGILVYMLFSLFPPPIYLLSTAATFSLALWASGRAEIIWKERDSPKIVIDEVVGFLIAMAFLPRTLTTVVGGFLFFRVLDIMKPPPIGMIDRQMKGGLAIVLDDAVAGVYVNLLLQAIYRWHPHFLSLLDRWICGAG
- a CDS encoding competence/damage-inducible protein A; this encodes MKVEIITVGNELISGEVLDTNAEYMASALTERGFEVTFITTIGDYEYHIEDALLRAQEHADAIIVSGGLGPTADDVTASSAAKALGRRMIINKDILQALRERFAHRGMEMPLANEKQAFFPHQAEILPNPLGTASGFILRHKSKIYVFLPGVPKELQYLFNENVLPLLEKESQEKAIYRTRTLKVFGLTESTIADRLKGINPQDHSASLAYLPRFPENHVKITVKGISSEEVEKNLQALEKIIWDKIEGRVFAVDTETLEAIVGQLLRSHQSTLAVAESCTGGLITHRLTQIPGSSDYFERGIVAYSNRAKIEILKVPEELLIQDGAVSGSVAEKMAEGVRQISQATLGLGITGIAGPGGGSAEKPVGTVFIALATPKGTVTKKYQFWGDREQIKTISAHTAIDWVRRYFLNQLSGMNSQLSEKKLNAER